The proteins below are encoded in one region of Dioscorea cayenensis subsp. rotundata cultivar TDr96_F1 unplaced genomic scaffold, TDr96_F1_v2_PseudoChromosome.rev07_lg8_w22 25.fasta BLBR01000443.1, whole genome shotgun sequence:
- the LOC120254428 gene encoding NDR1/HIN1-like protein 10, with translation MASNEPHHDGLTGAFYGPNIPPEVPPPNVHRPKHRRHEFKPYTLLCTAFKIFTLVLITIGIIVLCLWLIYQPQTLKIHVQSANLTLFNLSASNLTLYYNLSVNLTVRNPNQKYNLYFKRIEADALYNGPRFDFLLLPLYKQGRKNTTTLVFRFQGQNLVNGDTVRSTFDREKGEGWFYIDLKMYLKVRLKMLIVQSVEYRPDVSCSLRLPAPGNSTSAAAGFAVTECNVDSLS, from the coding sequence ATGGCGTCCAACGAGCCCCACCACGACGGCCTCACCGGCGCCTTCTACGGCCCCAACATCCCTCCTGAAGTCCCACCCCCAAATGTTCATCGCCCCAAACACCGCCGCCACGAATTCAAACCCTACACTCTCCTCTGCACCgccttcaagatcttcaccctTGTTCTCATCACCATCGGCATCATCGTCCTCTGTCTCTGGCTCATCTACCAACCCCAAACCCTCAAGATCCACGTCCAATCCGCCAATCTCACCCTCTTCAATCTCTCCGCTTCCAATCTCACTCTCTACTACAATCTCTCCGTCAATCTCACCGTCCGAAACCCTAACCAGAAGTACAATCTCTATTTCAAACGCATCGAAGCTGACGCTTTGTACAATGGTCCCAGATTTGATTTCTTGCTCCTTCCTTTGTATAAACAAGGGCGAAAGAATACCACTACTCTTGTGTTCCGGTTTCAAGGTCAAAACTTGGTTAATGGCGATACGGTGAGGAGTACTTTTGATAGGGAGAAGGGAGAGGGTTGGTTTTATATAGATCTGAAGATGTATTTGAAGGTGAGGTTGAAGATGCTTATTGTCCAGTCTGTGGAGTATAGGCCTGATGTTTCTTGTTCCTTGAGGTTGCCGGCGCCGGGGAACTCCACCTCCGCCGCCGCCGGATTCGCTGTCACTGAATGTAATGTTGATTCTCTCTCTTAA